A window of Candidatus Micrarchaeia archaeon genomic DNA:
ATCCCCTCTTTTCCCAGCGTTCTCAAAAATCGGGCGGAACATCTCTCTAATTTCGCTGATACTGCACGCGCTGAACCTGCTGATACTTTCCTATTATGTGGTAGTCACCGGATGGACGCTGGCATATCTTTTCTCATCTGTTTCCGGCACCTACGCCCCGCTGGCCGAATACTCCAGGTCCAGCATGTTTCCGTTTTCCACCGCGCTCACGTTGCTGGCGATATTCCTCATAATGCGCATGGACCTTAAGCAGGGAATAGAAAAGGCGAATTCGGTGCTCATGCCTGTCTTTTTCGCAATTCTCATCTCGCTTCTGTTTTATTCATTCACGCTTCCTGGCTTGGGGCAGGCACTGAAGTTCTACACGAACTTCGGGAGCGTGAACATAGAGACCGTGATGGCCGCTATATCCCAGGCTCTCTTTTCCCTGAGCGTGGGCGCAGGTATAATGTTCACCTATGCGTCGCACGCAGAAAAGAGGGAAAAAACCGCGTCCGCAGCGGCCATAGTGTCTTTCACGGACACCGCAGTCGCTCTGGTTGCAGGAATCGCAATCTTCCCCCTGGTGTTTACCTACGGCCTCAGCCCTTCCGAGGGCGCAACCCTGGCATTCGACACCCTTCCGCTGGCGTTTCTCCAGATGCCTTTCGGCAACATCGCAATGCCCATGTTCTTCCTCCTCCTCTTCTCGGTTGCCCTCACATCCACGATAAGCATGGCCGAAGTCGGCGTCGTGGACCTTTCGGCAAGAACTGGGAGAAAAAAGGCTGCGTTCTACCTGACCGCACTGATAGCGCTCCTGTCAATCCCATCTCTTCTGAGCTATTCCCGGACAAACTTGAAATTTGCCGGTGTGCCGGTGCTTGATTACCTGGACGGGACCGTGGTGGTGCTGGTCTTTCCGGTAGTCGCGCTCCTGCTCGTCCTGGCACTGGGATGGGCATGGAAGGATTTCGAGAAAGAATCCGCAAGAGCGCTTCCCGAAATTTTCCTAACGCCATACATCCTTCTGATTCGCTTCATCATCCCGGCCGTGCTCCTGGTCCTTTCACTCGCCGGATTATCGGCTCGCATATAAAAAGTTATAAACGATGTACCTGATAGATGCGTATGTTCGAAGCCTTTTTCATAATCGGGCTCACCATCATAGTGGGATACGCGGCCCTTTACATAGCCGACAGATACAAGATTTCCCAAGTGCTGATTCTGATGCTGTTCGGTTTCATCCTCGGGCCGGCTTTGGGAATAGTGGAGACCGGAGAAGGCTCGCTCATCCGTTCAATCTACCCGTTCATGGCCGTGCTCGCGCTCATAATCC
This region includes:
- a CDS encoding sodium-dependent transporter, which produces MERWSSRYMFLLAAIGSAVGLGNIWRFPYMAGAYGGGTFIVIYLISVALIGLPLMILEFTAGKHFASPLFPAFSKIGRNISLISLILHALNLLILSYYVVVTGWTLAYLFSSVSGTYAPLAEYSRSSMFPFSTALTLLAIFLIMRMDLKQGIEKANSVLMPVFFAILISLLFYSFTLPGLGQALKFYTNFGSVNIETVMAAISQALFSLSVGAGIMFTYASHAEKREKTASAAAIVSFTDTAVALVAGIAIFPLVFTYGLSPSEGATLAFDTLPLAFLQMPFGNIAMPMFFLLLFSVALTSTISMAEVGVVDLSARTGRKKAAFYLTALIALLSIPSLLSYSRTNLKFAGVPVLDYLDGTVVVLVFPVVALLLVLALGWAWKDFEKESARALPEIFLTPYILLIRFIIPAVLLVLSLAGLSARI